In a genomic window of Deinococcus radiotolerans:
- a CDS encoding xanthine dehydrogenase family protein molybdopterin-binding subunit — protein MKFDQASPPNPIDQERVVTRPHTRIEGPLKVSGQATYAYEYALPGAPTYGFVLGSRIAHGRITRIDASRAEAAPGVLLVLTHENMPAQGASDTPVPQQRKASPQLAGPDVRHYHQAVAFVVAETFEQARAAAQLIEIEYEQTPGQFTLADTVGSGKEPQDAVDSVVGEFEPAFAASAAQVDRTYTTPDQSQAPMEPHATVAHWDGDQLTLYTAHQVVHWVKRGLALTLNVPQKDVRVVAAFVGGGFGTKLLFFSDAVLSAAAARLLGRPVKTTLHRPLIFNNTSHRAATIQRVRLGADQDGTLHAVGHDTWTGNLPGGDSEPACEQTKYLYGGEHRLIRTRQSELDLPPGASMRAPGEAVGMLALEGAMDELAEQLNLDPVELRLRNDVQFDPEKGPRRPFSSRRLAAALRTGARAFGWDQRPGAPRERRDGEWFIGYGVASAFRTNLVQPSGATVRLNRGGTLTVETQMTDIGTGSYTILAQVAAEMLGLETAQVEVRLGDSDFPQASGSGGSWGANSSSAGVYAACDELRRDLSRKAGYTPANTVFRGGKVWQGAECTELSDLAGPEGVEATARMTFGELTEQFMQAGFGAHFVEVGVNAYTAEIRVRRALSVVAAGRILNPVTARSQCLGGMTMGIGSALMEALHVDHDLGLFVNHDLGEYHVPVHADIPDLDVIFLDERDDQSSPLRAKGVGELGISGVGAAVANAVYNASGVRVRDFPVTLDKILAGWEADS, from the coding sequence ATGAAGTTCGATCAGGCGTCTCCACCCAACCCCATTGATCAGGAACGCGTCGTGACGCGCCCCCACACCCGCATTGAGGGGCCCCTCAAGGTGAGCGGGCAGGCCACGTACGCCTACGAGTACGCACTGCCCGGGGCGCCCACGTACGGGTTCGTGCTGGGCTCCCGGATTGCGCACGGCCGCATCACGCGCATCGACGCGAGTCGGGCCGAGGCGGCGCCCGGCGTGCTGCTGGTCCTCACGCACGAGAACATGCCCGCGCAGGGGGCGTCGGACACGCCCGTCCCGCAGCAGCGGAAAGCCTCGCCACAGCTGGCCGGGCCGGACGTGCGGCACTACCACCAGGCGGTCGCGTTCGTGGTGGCTGAAACCTTCGAGCAGGCGCGCGCCGCCGCTCAGCTCATCGAGATCGAGTATGAGCAGACCCCCGGGCAGTTCACGCTGGCTGACACGGTCGGCAGCGGCAAGGAACCCCAGGACGCCGTGGACAGCGTGGTGGGGGAGTTCGAACCGGCATTTGCCGCCTCGGCTGCCCAGGTGGACCGCACCTACACCACGCCCGACCAGTCCCAGGCACCCATGGAGCCGCACGCCACGGTCGCCCACTGGGACGGGGATCAGCTCACGCTGTACACAGCACACCAGGTGGTGCACTGGGTCAAACGCGGCCTGGCGCTGACGCTGAACGTCCCGCAGAAAGACGTGCGGGTCGTGGCCGCCTTCGTGGGGGGGGGCTTCGGCACAAAACTCCTGTTCTTCTCCGACGCGGTGCTGTCCGCCGCGGCCGCGCGACTGCTGGGCCGCCCGGTGAAGACCACGCTGCACCGGCCCCTGATCTTCAACAACACCTCGCACCGCGCCGCGACCATCCAGCGCGTGCGGCTGGGTGCTGACCAGGACGGCACCCTGCACGCTGTAGGGCATGACACCTGGACCGGAAACCTGCCGGGCGGGGACAGTGAACCCGCTTGCGAGCAGACGAAGTACCTGTACGGCGGCGAGCACCGCCTGATCCGCACCCGGCAGAGCGAACTGGACCTTCCACCCGGCGCGAGCATGCGCGCTCCTGGCGAGGCGGTCGGCATGCTCGCCCTGGAAGGCGCGATGGATGAACTGGCCGAGCAGTTGAACCTCGACCCGGTCGAGCTGCGCCTGCGCAACGACGTGCAGTTCGACCCGGAGAAGGGACCGCGGCGACCCTTCTCATCACGGCGACTGGCAGCGGCGCTGCGCACGGGCGCCCGGGCCTTCGGCTGGGATCAGCGGCCCGGCGCGCCCCGCGAACGCCGCGACGGCGAGTGGTTCATCGGGTACGGCGTGGCGTCCGCGTTCCGCACGAATCTCGTCCAGCCGTCCGGCGCAACCGTCCGCCTGAACCGGGGCGGGACCCTCACGGTGGAAACCCAGATGACGGACATCGGCACCGGCAGCTACACCATCCTGGCGCAGGTGGCGGCCGAGATGCTGGGCCTGGAAACCGCGCAGGTTGAGGTCCGCCTGGGCGACTCGGACTTCCCGCAGGCCAGCGGGTCCGGCGGTTCCTGGGGGGCCAACAGCAGCTCGGCCGGCGTGTACGCCGCCTGCGATGAGCTGCGCCGCGACCTGTCCCGCAAGGCCGGATACACCCCCGCGAACACCGTGTTCCGGGGCGGGAAGGTCTGGCAGGGCGCCGAGTGCACCGAGCTGAGCGACCTGGCCGGTCCGGAGGGCGTGGAGGCCACCGCCCGCATGACGTTCGGCGAGCTCACGGAGCAGTTCATGCAGGCCGGATTCGGCGCGCACTTCGTGGAGGTCGGCGTGAACGCCTACACCGCCGAGATCCGCGTACGCCGCGCCCTGAGTGTCGTGGCGGCTGGCCGCATCCTGAACCCCGTCACGGCCCGCAGCCAGTGCCTGGGCGGCATGACCATGGGGATCGGCTCCGCGCTGATGGAGGCCCTGCACGTGGACCATGACCTGGGCCTGTTCGTGAATCACGACCTGGGCGAGTACCACGTCCCCGTGCACGCAGACATTCCGGACCTCGACGTGATCTTCTTGGATGAACGTGATGACCAGTCCAGTCCACTGCGCGCCAAGGGCGTCGGGGAACTGGGGATCAGTGGTGTGGGGGCGGCCGTGGCGAACGCCGTGTACAACGCCAGCGGCGTGCGCGTCCGCGACTTCCCGGTCACGCTCGACAAGATCCTGGCCGGCTGGGAGGCAGACAGCTAG
- a CDS encoding FAD binding domain-containing protein gives MRPFAYVRAETPEAAARDGEAVGTKFIAGGTNLLDLMKLDIEQPRRLVDVNALNLRDITATPDGGLHVGALVSNTELASDPRVMASYGVLSRAIVAGASGQIRNKATTGGNLLQRARCPYFYDPNLPCNKRDPGSGCAALGGLSRTLAVIGTSDACIAQHPSDMAVALRVLDAHVNTLAPDGTQRSLPLDEFYRLPGDTPHLDTNLKPGELITGVTLPPPVGGTHVYRKVRDRASYAFALVSVAVIVDGRNVRAAFGGVAPRPWRVPDAEAAAAQVDSREQTDTLLDRTFDEARPTAQNAFKVPLARRTLKAVLAQSGLEEQA, from the coding sequence GTGAGGCCCTTTGCGTACGTCCGGGCCGAGACCCCGGAGGCGGCGGCGCGGGATGGGGAGGCCGTCGGGACGAAGTTCATTGCGGGCGGCACGAACCTGCTGGACCTGATGAAACTCGATATTGAGCAGCCCCGGCGGCTGGTGGACGTGAATGCCCTGAACCTCAGGGACATCACGGCCACGCCGGACGGCGGCCTGCACGTGGGGGCGCTGGTCTCGAACACGGAGCTGGCCAGCGATCCGCGCGTGATGGCCTCGTACGGCGTCCTGTCACGTGCCATCGTGGCGGGTGCGTCCGGGCAGATCCGGAACAAGGCCACGACGGGCGGGAACCTGCTGCAACGGGCGCGCTGCCCGTACTTCTACGACCCGAACCTGCCGTGTAACAAGCGCGATCCGGGCAGCGGCTGCGCCGCGCTGGGGGGCCTGAGCCGCACGCTGGCTGTGATCGGCACCAGTGACGCCTGCATCGCGCAGCACCCGTCGGACATGGCCGTGGCGCTGCGCGTCTTGGATGCCCACGTGAACACCCTGGCCCCAGACGGCACCCAGCGGAGCCTGCCTCTGGACGAGTTCTACCGGCTGCCGGGGGACACGCCGCACCTGGACACCAACCTGAAGCCCGGCGAGCTGATCACGGGGGTCACCCTGCCGCCACCGGTGGGGGGGACGCACGTATACCGGAAGGTGCGGGACCGCGCGTCGTACGCGTTTGCACTGGTGTCCGTGGCCGTCATTGTGGATGGCCGGAACGTGCGGGCCGCGTTCGGCGGGGTCGCCCCCCGCCCGTGGCGCGTGCCGGACGCCGAGGCAGCCGCAGCGCAGGTTGACAGCCGTGAGCAGACAGACACCCTGCTGGATCGCACGTTCGACGAGGCGAGACCTACCGCGCAGAACGCGTTCAAGGTGCCGCTCGCGCGGCGCACGCTGAAGGCCGTGCTCGCGCAGAGCGGGCTGGAGGAGCAGGCATGA
- a CDS encoding 2Fe-2S iron-sulfur cluster-binding protein, whose translation MTPADSTLLPVTLTVNGAATELHVDPRVTLLDALREHLHLPGTKKGCDHGQCGACTVLLDGQRILSCLTLTVMHGGQEVTTVEGLGTPDALHPLQEAFIRHDGFQCGYCTPGQLCSSVGALDELARGVPSHVTADLADVQFSAEELRERLSGNLCRCAAYPNIIAAVSEVHVAGESA comes from the coding sequence GTGACTCCTGCTGACTCCACTCTGCTGCCCGTCACGCTGACTGTGAACGGCGCGGCTACTGAACTTCACGTGGACCCACGCGTGACGCTGCTGGACGCGCTGCGCGAGCACCTGCACCTGCCCGGCACGAAGAAAGGCTGCGATCACGGGCAGTGCGGGGCCTGCACCGTCCTGCTGGATGGGCAGCGGATCCTGAGTTGCCTCACGCTGACCGTCATGCACGGGGGCCAGGAGGTCACGACGGTCGAGGGCCTGGGCACGCCCGACGCGCTCCATCCCCTTCAGGAGGCGTTCATCCGGCACGATGGATTCCAGTGCGGGTACTGCACGCCGGGCCAGCTGTGCTCGTCGGTGGGCGCGCTGGATGAACTGGCGCGCGGCGTACCCAGTCACGTCACGGCGGACCTGGCGGACGTGCAGTTCAGTGCTGAGGAACTGCGTGAGCGGCTGAGTGGGAACCTGTGCCGCTGCGCGGCGTACCCGAACATCATCGCGGCGGTCAGCGAGGTTCACGTGGCAGGGGAGAGCGCGTGA
- a CDS encoding PAS domain S-box protein, with protein MGASLPDSGAPFDVLMLCAAADPANMAALLADIPAAVPVVVAVPSGQGRRFQSGLACLTPHPVYVAEVRTALQSGQVYVVAGPALVETQNRQRGALVPLLGGLDAARPLDQLLASLAMGFGSRVLTVFLADAATDGRLGARALRGVGGTILVRLPEDPQASVPADLLADGTATGVPADQCAHTVAALLSGHAHPGVPTEGNVGETLRRQRFLLTFSDALRPLTDASKIQKLATRLLREYLGVSRCIYTEFVVKDGCERVVIAAEHYAPGTPSYAGVHLAAPFGPDVPALRAGRMIVVPDIEAEDTTEALRETWRGQSVRARLGVPVVEDGRLVVVLGVQHDAPRVWRAEDVELVREVAERTCAAAARARADRALRESEVRYRSLFDAMTEGLALCDVLRDDAGRVVDLRYTEMNRGMEEQTGLTRGAVLGRRLSEVVPLGDLARWLPIYSAVTETGEPVRFEQYAELVDRWFAVSVYPRAHDELAILAHDITGRRRAEQARAQLEAQMTLLLQLSDALRPLSDPEEIQDLVTAQALTHFGADRCYYCEIEGDLALIRRDAARGDLPSVAGTYPLSDFPLVRAVIEAGQPFVVPDVNTTSLVDDALKDVCRRLQVISFIGVPVIRRGQALGLLCLVQSAPRRWTDLHVTLAVDVAERTWAAVERVRAERARTEADDRLRRLIEHLPGGAVFVVDHDLRYLLAQGEALATAGFTPDGLVGRTVKQVLPVALVAEHEAMYRRALSGQHFEVEHAAHGRQYLTRGLPLYDAAGQVTSALAMSYDITARKQAEEAVRDSEARLAAILEALPVGAGLVNTEGRVLLGNQELKRFLPNGLMPALDPEQQGRWLGFDEQGRRVEPHNFPGARALRGEKVVPGIEMQYTQNDGTDIWTRVAAVPLRDAAGHITGQVPVVMDVNDLKRAQAALRLLNSDLEARVEERTRRLADLNAELSHVITRTARNLKTPAAYFSQWLESGHARDLFAGPSAAAPDALERSLAQLRGVALDLQALAHLESQALHHDLVPLAELFTEVRAAAPARATWFIQPLPIVRADRALLRQALEVLLNFTLSDTRGARYVDVASQAVQGEVWVSVSDDGTGLSGEEAATLFDLTVRSEQAVPVLDGSGLMQVRRILARHGGWAWAEARLTGGRVVLAFPQDETVTELEDLLRGEQSGF; from the coding sequence ATGGGTGCCTCCCTCCCCGACAGCGGCGCACCATTCGATGTGCTGATGCTGTGCGCCGCCGCAGATCCTGCCAACATGGCCGCACTCCTGGCGGACATTCCGGCCGCGGTCCCCGTGGTGGTCGCCGTCCCATCAGGTCAGGGGCGTCGGTTCCAGTCAGGATTGGCTTGCCTTACTCCACATCCTGTGTACGTGGCCGAGGTCCGCACGGCGCTCCAGTCTGGGCAGGTGTACGTCGTCGCCGGGCCTGCCCTGGTCGAGACGCAGAACAGGCAGCGTGGCGCCCTGGTGCCCCTGCTGGGCGGGCTGGATGCGGCGCGGCCACTGGATCAGCTGCTCGCCTCGCTGGCCATGGGGTTCGGATCGCGTGTCTTGACAGTCTTTCTGGCGGACGCAGCCACGGACGGTCGGCTGGGTGCCCGGGCGCTCAGGGGAGTGGGGGGAACCATCCTGGTCCGCCTGCCTGAAGACCCGCAGGCCAGTGTCCCGGCGGACCTGCTAGCCGACGGAACCGCCACCGGCGTACCCGCCGACCAATGCGCCCACACTGTTGCCGCGCTGCTGTCAGGCCATGCCCACCCGGGCGTGCCGACAGAGGGCAACGTGGGGGAGACGCTGCGGCGGCAGCGATTCCTGCTGACCTTCAGTGACGCGCTGCGGCCCCTGACAGACGCCAGCAAGATCCAGAAGCTCGCCACACGCTTGCTGAGGGAGTACCTGGGCGTCAGCCGCTGCATATACACCGAGTTTGTGGTGAAGGATGGCTGCGAGCGGGTGGTGATCGCAGCCGAGCACTACGCGCCCGGCACACCCAGCTATGCCGGGGTTCATCTCGCCGCGCCGTTTGGGCCGGACGTCCCCGCCCTGCGGGCTGGGCGCATGATCGTCGTGCCGGACATCGAGGCGGAGGACACGACAGAGGCGCTGCGGGAAACGTGGCGAGGGCAGAGCGTGCGGGCGCGGCTGGGCGTGCCGGTGGTCGAGGACGGGCGGTTGGTGGTCGTGCTGGGCGTGCAGCACGACGCACCGCGCGTGTGGCGTGCGGAGGATGTTGAGCTGGTGCGGGAGGTCGCGGAGCGCACCTGCGCTGCCGCCGCGAGGGCACGGGCTGATCGCGCCCTGCGGGAGAGTGAGGTCAGGTACCGCTCCCTGTTCGACGCCATGACCGAGGGGCTCGCCCTGTGCGACGTGCTCCGGGATGACGCGGGCCGCGTGGTGGACCTGCGGTACACCGAGATGAACCGCGGGATGGAGGAACAGACGGGCCTGACGCGCGGGGCGGTGCTGGGGCGCAGGCTCTCGGAGGTCGTACCCCTGGGTGATCTGGCCCGCTGGCTGCCCATTTACTCCGCGGTCACGGAGACGGGTGAGCCGGTCCGGTTCGAGCAGTATGCCGAGCTGGTGGACCGCTGGTTTGCGGTGAGCGTGTATCCGCGTGCGCACGACGAATTGGCGATCCTCGCGCATGACATCACCGGGCGGCGCCGCGCGGAGCAGGCCCGGGCGCAGCTGGAGGCGCAGATGACCCTGCTGCTTCAGCTCAGTGACGCCCTGCGGCCCCTGAGCGACCCAGAAGAAATCCAGGATCTGGTGACCGCGCAGGCGTTGACGCATTTTGGCGCTGACCGCTGCTACTACTGCGAGATTGAGGGAGACCTCGCCTTGATCCGGCGTGACGCCGCCCGGGGTGACCTGCCCTCTGTAGCTGGCACCTACCCCCTCAGCGACTTTCCGCTCGTGCGGGCCGTCATCGAGGCCGGTCAGCCTTTCGTCGTGCCGGACGTGAACACCACGTCACTGGTGGATGACGCCCTCAAGGACGTCTGCCGACGCTTGCAGGTCATCTCCTTTATCGGCGTGCCCGTGATCCGCAGGGGGCAGGCGCTGGGGCTGCTGTGCCTCGTGCAGAGCGCTCCACGCCGCTGGACGGACCTGCACGTCACGCTCGCCGTGGACGTGGCCGAACGCACCTGGGCGGCCGTCGAGCGGGTCCGGGCCGAACGGGCCCGCACGGAAGCCGACGACCGGCTCCGCCGACTGATTGAGCATCTGCCGGGCGGCGCCGTCTTCGTGGTGGATCACGACCTGAGGTATCTGCTCGCGCAGGGTGAAGCGCTGGCCACAGCGGGCTTCACGCCGGATGGCCTCGTGGGCCGCACCGTGAAACAGGTGCTCCCCGTAGCCTTGGTGGCCGAGCATGAAGCCATGTACCGGCGCGCCCTGAGTGGCCAGCACTTCGAGGTGGAACATGCCGCGCACGGCCGGCAGTACCTGACCCGCGGCCTGCCCCTGTACGACGCGGCCGGTCAGGTCACGTCGGCCCTGGCCATGTCATACGACATCACGGCCCGCAAACAGGCCGAGGAGGCCGTGCGGGACAGCGAGGCGCGACTGGCCGCCATCTTGGAGGCGCTACCTGTGGGCGCCGGACTCGTGAACACCGAAGGCAGGGTCCTGCTGGGCAACCAGGAACTGAAGCGGTTTCTGCCCAACGGTCTGATGCCCGCGCTCGACCCTGAGCAGCAAGGGCGGTGGCTGGGCTTTGACGAACAGGGCCGCCGCGTGGAACCCCATAACTTCCCTGGGGCGCGCGCTCTGCGCGGCGAGAAGGTCGTGCCTGGCATCGAGATGCAGTACACGCAGAACGACGGCACGGACATCTGGACGCGGGTGGCCGCAGTCCCCCTGAGAGACGCAGCGGGCCACATCACCGGGCAGGTGCCGGTGGTTATGGACGTGAACGACCTGAAGCGCGCCCAGGCCGCCCTGCGGCTCCTGAACAGTGATCTGGAGGCCCGCGTGGAGGAACGCACCCGCCGACTCGCGGACCTGAATGCCGAACTGAGTCACGTGATCACCCGCACGGCCCGCAACCTGAAAACCCCCGCCGCCTACTTCAGTCAGTGGCTGGAGTCTGGGCACGCCAGGGACCTGTTCGCCGGCCCCAGTGCGGCCGCGCCCGACGCCCTGGAACGCAGTCTGGCCCAGCTGCGGGGGGTGGCGCTGGACCTTCAGGCGCTGGCGCACTTGGAGAGTCAGGCCCTCCACCACGACCTCGTTCCCCTTGCCGAGCTGTTCACGGAGGTTCGGGCGGCTGCGCCTGCACGGGCCACCTGGTTCATTCAGCCTCTTCCCATCGTGCGCGCCGACCGCGCTCTGCTCAGGCAGGCGCTGGAGGTGCTGCTGAACTTCACGCTGAGCGACACGCGCGGCGCGCGGTATGTGGACGTGGCCAGTCAGGCGGTGCAGGGGGAGGTGTGGGTCAGCGTGTCAGATGATGGGACGGGCCTGAGTGGGGAAGAGGCGGCCACTCTGTTCGACCTGACGGTACGCAGTGAGCAGGCGGTCCCCGTGCTGGACGGGAGCGGGCTGATGCAGGTGCGGCGCATTCTGGCCCGCCACGGCGGCTGGGCCTGGGCCGAAGCGCGGCTCACGGGCGGCCGGGTCGTCCTGGCCTTCCCGCAGGATGAGACGGTCACGGAACTGGAAGACCTCCTGCGCGGCGAACAATCAGGCTTCTGA